A single window of Microbispora hainanensis DNA harbors:
- a CDS encoding succinate dehydrogenase/fumarate reductase iron-sulfur subunit, whose translation MGYKAKFRIWRGEGGEGRLEDFTVEVNEGEVVLDIIHRLQATQAPDLAVRWNCKAGKCGSCSMEINGKPRLGCMTRMSTFEENETITVTPLRTFPVIKDLVTDVSFNYQKAREIPSFTPPADVKPGEYRMQQIDVERSQEFRKCIECFMCQNVCHVIRDHEENKANFAGPRYLMRIAELDMHPYDVADRKESAQDEHGLGYCNITKCCTEVCPEHIKITDNALIPMKERVVDRKYDPLVWLGSKIFKRQR comes from the coding sequence ATGGGATACAAGGCGAAGTTCCGCATCTGGCGCGGTGAGGGCGGCGAGGGCCGTCTGGAGGACTTCACGGTCGAGGTGAACGAGGGCGAGGTCGTCCTCGACATCATCCACCGGCTCCAGGCCACGCAGGCCCCCGACCTCGCGGTCCGCTGGAACTGCAAGGCCGGCAAGTGCGGCTCGTGCTCGATGGAGATCAACGGCAAGCCGCGCCTGGGATGCATGACCCGGATGTCCACCTTCGAGGAGAACGAGACCATCACGGTCACGCCACTGCGGACGTTCCCCGTCATCAAGGACCTGGTGACGGACGTGTCGTTCAACTACCAGAAGGCCCGCGAGATCCCGTCGTTCACGCCGCCCGCCGACGTGAAGCCGGGCGAGTATCGCATGCAGCAGATCGACGTCGAGCGCTCGCAGGAGTTCCGCAAGTGCATCGAGTGCTTCATGTGCCAGAACGTCTGCCACGTGATCCGCGACCATGAGGAGAACAAGGCGAACTTCGCCGGTCCGCGCTACCTCATGCGGATCGCCGAGCTCGACATGCACCCGTACGACGTGGCGGACCGCAAGGAGTCGGCGCAGGATGAGCACGGCCTGGGCTACTGCAACATCACCAAGTGCTGCACCGAGGTCTGCCCCGAGCACATCAAAATCACCGACAACGCGCTGATCCCGATGAAGGAGCGCGTGGTCGACCGGAAGTACGACCCGCTGGTCTGGCTGGGCTCGAAGATCTTCAAGCGGCAGCGCTGA
- a CDS encoding fumarate reductase/succinate dehydrogenase flavoprotein subunit, with amino-acid sequence MERHEYDVVVIGAGGAGLRAAIEARQQGKRTAIVCKSLFGKAHTVMAEGGAAAAMGNVNPSDNWMVHFRDTMRGGKFLNNWRMAELHAKEAPDRVWELEAWGALFDRTKDGKISQRNFGGHEYPRLAHVGDRTGLELIRTLQQRVVALQQEDEKLHGDPEAYIKVFAECTITRLLKDGDAISGAFGYWRETGDFIVFDAPAVVLATGGIGKSYVVTSNSWEYTGDGHALALLAGAKLINMEFIQFHPTGMVWPPSVRGILVTESVRGDGGVLRNSEGRRFMFDYIPDVFKDKYATTEEEADRWYNDQANNRRPPELLPRDEVARAINAEVKAGRGSPQGGVFLDVSTRLPAAEIIRRLPSMHHQFKELADVDITKEPMQVGPTCHYIMGGVEVDADTGAASVPGLFAAGEVSGGMHGSNRLGGNSLSDLLVFGRRAGAGAAAYVDGLARRPAVTGIDEAKAEALAPLERTGGENPYEVHHELQRTMNDLVGIIRKSEEISEALQVIEKLKERAKNTASSGSRIYNPGWHLAIDLRNMLLVSECVAKAALLREESRGGHTRDDYPGMSAEWRRKLLVCSANPDGTSITVEEKIQPSMRGDLISLFERSELEKYLTEEELAEYDAAVKES; translated from the coding sequence GTGGAGCGTCACGAATACGACGTCGTCGTCATCGGAGCCGGTGGAGCGGGCCTCCGCGCGGCGATCGAGGCGCGGCAGCAGGGCAAGCGGACGGCGATCGTCTGCAAGTCGTTGTTCGGCAAGGCCCACACGGTCATGGCCGAGGGCGGCGCCGCGGCCGCGATGGGCAACGTCAACCCGAGCGACAACTGGATGGTGCACTTCCGCGACACCATGCGCGGAGGCAAGTTCCTCAACAACTGGCGCATGGCGGAGCTGCACGCCAAGGAGGCCCCGGACCGCGTCTGGGAGCTGGAGGCCTGGGGCGCGCTGTTCGACCGCACCAAGGACGGGAAGATCAGCCAGCGCAACTTCGGCGGCCACGAATACCCGCGCCTCGCCCACGTCGGCGACCGCACCGGCCTGGAGCTGATCCGCACCCTCCAGCAGCGCGTCGTCGCCCTGCAGCAGGAGGACGAGAAGCTGCACGGCGACCCCGAGGCGTACATCAAGGTCTTCGCCGAGTGCACGATCACCCGGCTGCTGAAGGACGGAGACGCCATCTCGGGGGCCTTCGGCTACTGGCGCGAGACGGGCGACTTCATCGTCTTCGACGCCCCCGCCGTGGTGCTGGCCACCGGCGGCATCGGCAAGTCGTACGTCGTCACGTCGAACTCCTGGGAGTACACCGGTGACGGTCACGCGCTGGCCCTGCTCGCCGGCGCGAAGCTCATCAACATGGAGTTCATCCAGTTCCACCCGACGGGCATGGTCTGGCCCCCGTCGGTGCGCGGCATCCTGGTGACCGAGTCGGTGCGCGGCGACGGCGGCGTCCTGCGCAACTCCGAGGGCCGCCGCTTCATGTTCGACTACATCCCGGACGTGTTCAAGGACAAGTACGCCACGACCGAGGAGGAGGCGGACCGCTGGTACAACGACCAGGCCAACAACCGGCGTCCGCCGGAGCTGCTGCCCCGTGACGAGGTGGCCAGGGCGATTAACGCCGAGGTGAAGGCCGGGCGCGGCTCACCGCAGGGCGGCGTGTTCCTCGACGTGTCCACCCGCCTGCCCGCCGCCGAGATCATCAGGCGGCTGCCGTCGATGCACCACCAGTTCAAGGAGCTGGCGGACGTCGACATCACCAAGGAGCCCATGCAGGTCGGCCCGACCTGCCACTACATCATGGGCGGCGTCGAGGTGGACGCCGACACCGGCGCGGCGTCGGTTCCCGGCCTGTTCGCGGCCGGCGAGGTCTCCGGCGGCATGCACGGCTCCAACCGGCTCGGCGGCAACTCGCTGTCCGACCTGCTGGTGTTCGGCCGCCGCGCCGGCGCGGGAGCCGCGGCGTACGTGGACGGGCTGGCCAGGCGGCCGGCCGTGACCGGGATCGACGAGGCCAAGGCCGAGGCCCTGGCACCCCTGGAGCGGACCGGCGGGGAGAACCCGTACGAGGTCCACCACGAACTGCAGCGCACGATGAACGACCTGGTCGGCATCATCCGCAAGTCCGAGGAGATCAGCGAGGCCCTCCAGGTCATCGAGAAGCTCAAGGAGCGGGCCAAGAACACCGCCTCCTCGGGCAGCCGCATCTACAACCCCGGCTGGCACCTCGCGATCGACCTGCGCAACATGCTGCTGGTCAGCGAGTGCGTGGCGAAGGCCGCGCTGCTGCGGGAGGAGAGCCGCGGCGGTCACACCCGCGACGACTACCCCGGCATGTCGGCCGAGTGGCGGCGCAAGCTGCTGGTCTGCTCCGCGAATCCGGACGGCACGTCCATCACGGTCGAGGAGAAGATCCAGCCGTCCATGCGGGGCGACCTCATCAGCCTGTTCGAGCGCTCCGAGCTGGAGAAGTACCTCACCGAGGAAGAGCTGGCGGAATACGACGCCGCGGTCAAGGAGTCGTGA
- a CDS encoding AAA family ATPase, translating to MSFTVENYRCFAKPQKVELRPITVVLGRNNSGKSALVRTPLLLQAGIRTTSRSPFDLDQLGDEAPDFRHLVYGSRPHGSIRLGLECASGPADDARSVDVTVQNIDEWQDQVVRQLTVTSGSATTTLTWLDEYELEVNLADAGTGELMERAAADGRLTQSDFEKLGEGIATELRQLLTMLQRII from the coding sequence ATCAGCTTTACCGTCGAAAACTACCGATGTTTTGCGAAGCCACAGAAAGTGGAGCTGCGACCGATCACCGTGGTGCTCGGAAGAAACAATTCCGGAAAGAGTGCACTTGTCCGGACACCGCTCCTCTTGCAGGCGGGCATCCGTACGACGTCCCGCTCGCCCTTCGACCTCGATCAGCTGGGCGACGAGGCACCTGACTTCCGCCACTTGGTGTACGGCAGTCGGCCTCACGGCAGCATCCGGCTCGGACTGGAGTGCGCCAGCGGGCCAGCCGACGACGCACGGAGCGTCGACGTCACCGTGCAGAACATCGACGAGTGGCAGGACCAGGTCGTCAGGCAATTGACCGTCACATCGGGTTCCGCCACAACGACATTGACCTGGTTGGACGAGTACGAGCTCGAAGTCAACCTCGCCGACGCGGGCACCGGAGAGCTGATGGAACGCGCTGCGGCAGACGGCCGGCTGACGCAGTCCGACTTCGAGAAGCTCGGCGAGGGCATCGCCACTGAACTACGCCAGCTTCTCACCATGCTTCAACGAATCATCTAG